Proteins from one Lepidochelys kempii isolate rLepKem1 chromosome 6, rLepKem1.hap2, whole genome shotgun sequence genomic window:
- the LOC140913657 gene encoding uncharacterized protein isoform X3: MSVTFEDVAMYFSPAEWALLGEEQRQLYRHIMCENYQILVSLGIKTPKPVVISSIERGEDLCVQGLTEDEDGDILRRTHPDFPDAEETWDWSAIESSLGFFLTQSSSPGAAGARTLSRAEGQTPEEGPGTLESLRPFPGTSGKNHSKKSERGRHHKRQGRPQRQKKKLIRNEPATSRGHQRRSRPYRKPPAEVKAEPRKSLFTCRVCREEFKVQRDLISHHWMVHKRQELYHCSECGESFRRKKEFRAHGKAHRKKRDHPCSECGKIFNQLSLLTAHQRIHTGERPYHCGECGKRFLYLSAFTIHKRVHSGERPYACAECGKQFMDSSTFRNHQRIHSEKRPHRCSQCGKGFKLTSNLTRHQKIHSEERPFLCHECGKKFCLREHLIRHQRIHTGEQPYCCAECGKKFSLLQSLRRHQETHITGRLHRCVECGKVFRHPDSLSKHQRVHTGKLHRCTDCGKGFVYMHHLTRHQRIHTGEKPYCCTECGKSFTQLSGLTNHLRIHSGERPYPCTQCGKCFAHSSSLTEHLKIHSGERPYSCIQCGKHFARSSSLTQHQRTHSGERPYSCTQCGKRFARSSYLTKHQSSHSE, translated from the exons ATGTCGGTGACGTTTGAGGATGTGGCCATGTATTTCTCCCCAGCGGAGTGGGCCCTGCTGGGCGAGGAGCAAAGGCAACTTTATAGGCACATCATGTGTGAAAAttaccagattctggtctcattAG GAATCAAAACCCCCAAACCAGTGGTGATCTCCAGCATAGAACGAGGGGAAGATCTATGTGTTCAGGGTCTCACAGAAGATGAAGATGGGGACATTCTGAGACGTACCCACCCAG ATTTTCCAGATGCAGAAGAGACCTGGGACTGGTCAGCAATTGAGAGCTCCTTGGGCTTCTtcctcacacagagctcttcccctGGAGCAG CAGGGGCAAGGACCCTGAGCAGAGCTGAGGGGCAGACTCCTGAGGAAGGGCCTGGCACCCTGGAGTCACTCAGGCCCTTCCCAGGGACATCAGGGAAGAACCATTCCAAGAAATCTGAGCGGGGAAGACACCACAAGAGGCAGGGCAGGCCACAAAGGCAGAAGAAAAAGCTGATCAGGAATGAGCCGGCAACCTCAAGAGGCCATCAGAGGAGATCCAGGCCATATCGAAAGCCTCCTGCAGAGGTTAAAGCTGAGCCCAGAAAGAGCCTATTTACCTGTCGTGTATGCAGAGAAGAATTCAAGGTGCAAAGAGACCTGATAAGCCACCACTGGATGGTTCATAAGAGACAGGAACTGTATCACTGTAGTGAGTGTGGGGAAAGCTTTAGGAGAAAGAAGGAGTTCAGAGCACATGGGAAAGCTCACAGAAAGAAGAGAGACCATCCCTGTTCTGAATGTGGGAAGATATTCAACCAGTTATCACTGCTCACTGcccaccagagaatccacactggagagagaccctatCATTGTGGTGAGTGCGGAAAAAGATTCTTGTACTTATCAGCTTTTACCATCCACAAGAGAGTCCactcaggagagagaccctatgccTGCGCTGAGTGTGGAAAGCAATTTATGGATTCGTCAACATTTCGTAATCACCAGAGAATCCACTCAGAAAAGAGACCCCATCGCTGTAGCCAGTGTGGGAAAGGCTTCAAACTTACATCAAATCTTACTCGGCACCAGAAAATCCACAGTGAAGAGAGACCCTTCTTGTGCCATGAGTGTGGAAAAAAATTTTGCCTACGAGAACATCTGATCagacatcagaggatccacactgGGGAGCAGCCCTATTGCTgtgctgagtgtgggaaaaaattCAGTCTCCTTCAAAGTCTCAGGAGACACCAGGAAACCCATATTACGGGGAGACTCCATCGCTGTGTTGAGTGTGGGAAAGTATTCCGTCATCCAGACAGTCTCTCTAAACACCAGAGAGTGCACACTGGGAAACTCCATCGCTGCACTGACTGTGGAAAAGGCTTTGTCTATATGCATCATCTCACTCgccaccagagaatccacactggagagaaaccctattgctgcactgagtgtgggaaaagtttcacccAACTGTCAGGCCTTACCAACCACCTGAGAATCCATTCAGGAGAGCGACCCTATCCCTGCACGCAGTGTGGGAAGTGCTTTGCTCACTCATCATCTCTCACTGAACATCTGAAAATCCATTCAGGAGAGCGACCATATTCCTGCATTCAGTGTGGGAAGCACTTTGCTCGCTCATCATCTCTTACTCAGCATCAGAGAACTCACTCAGGAGAACGACCATATTCCTGCACTCAGTGTGGGAAGCGTTTTGCTCGCTCATCATATCTTACTAAACACCAGAGCAGCCACTCAGAATAG
- the LOC140913657 gene encoding uncharacterized protein isoform X1, with protein sequence MTARGGGRREGPSRARRGDPGAEPGPSGACGSEPPLQAAAPARGAMSVTFEDVAMYFSPAEWALLGEEQRQLYRHIMCENYQILVSLGIKTPKPVVISSIERGEDLCVQGLTEDEDGDILRRTHPDFPDAEETWDWSAIESSLGFFLTQSSSPGAAGARTLSRAEGQTPEEGPGTLESLRPFPGTSGKNHSKKSERGRHHKRQGRPQRQKKKLIRNEPATSRGHQRRSRPYRKPPAEVKAEPRKSLFTCRVCREEFKVQRDLISHHWMVHKRQELYHCSECGESFRRKKEFRAHGKAHRKKRDHPCSECGKIFNQLSLLTAHQRIHTGERPYHCGECGKRFLYLSAFTIHKRVHSGERPYACAECGKQFMDSSTFRNHQRIHSEKRPHRCSQCGKGFKLTSNLTRHQKIHSEERPFLCHECGKKFCLREHLIRHQRIHTGEQPYCCAECGKKFSLLQSLRRHQETHITGRLHRCVECGKVFRHPDSLSKHQRVHTGKLHRCTDCGKGFVYMHHLTRHQRIHTGEKPYCCTECGKSFTQLSGLTNHLRIHSGERPYPCTQCGKCFAHSSSLTEHLKIHSGERPYSCIQCGKHFARSSSLTQHQRTHSGERPYSCTQCGKRFARSSYLTKHQSSHSE encoded by the exons ATGACTGCGCGAGGGGGCGGGCGAAGGGAGGGACCTTCTCGTGCCCGCCGCGGAGACCCGGGGGCCGAGCCCGGCCCGAGCGGCGCGTGCGGGAGCgagccccctctgcaggctgCAGCCCCGGCGCGCGGGGCG ATGTCGGTGACGTTTGAGGATGTGGCCATGTATTTCTCCCCAGCGGAGTGGGCCCTGCTGGGCGAGGAGCAAAGGCAACTTTATAGGCACATCATGTGTGAAAAttaccagattctggtctcattAG GAATCAAAACCCCCAAACCAGTGGTGATCTCCAGCATAGAACGAGGGGAAGATCTATGTGTTCAGGGTCTCACAGAAGATGAAGATGGGGACATTCTGAGACGTACCCACCCAG ATTTTCCAGATGCAGAAGAGACCTGGGACTGGTCAGCAATTGAGAGCTCCTTGGGCTTCTtcctcacacagagctcttcccctGGAGCAG CAGGGGCAAGGACCCTGAGCAGAGCTGAGGGGCAGACTCCTGAGGAAGGGCCTGGCACCCTGGAGTCACTCAGGCCCTTCCCAGGGACATCAGGGAAGAACCATTCCAAGAAATCTGAGCGGGGAAGACACCACAAGAGGCAGGGCAGGCCACAAAGGCAGAAGAAAAAGCTGATCAGGAATGAGCCGGCAACCTCAAGAGGCCATCAGAGGAGATCCAGGCCATATCGAAAGCCTCCTGCAGAGGTTAAAGCTGAGCCCAGAAAGAGCCTATTTACCTGTCGTGTATGCAGAGAAGAATTCAAGGTGCAAAGAGACCTGATAAGCCACCACTGGATGGTTCATAAGAGACAGGAACTGTATCACTGTAGTGAGTGTGGGGAAAGCTTTAGGAGAAAGAAGGAGTTCAGAGCACATGGGAAAGCTCACAGAAAGAAGAGAGACCATCCCTGTTCTGAATGTGGGAAGATATTCAACCAGTTATCACTGCTCACTGcccaccagagaatccacactggagagagaccctatCATTGTGGTGAGTGCGGAAAAAGATTCTTGTACTTATCAGCTTTTACCATCCACAAGAGAGTCCactcaggagagagaccctatgccTGCGCTGAGTGTGGAAAGCAATTTATGGATTCGTCAACATTTCGTAATCACCAGAGAATCCACTCAGAAAAGAGACCCCATCGCTGTAGCCAGTGTGGGAAAGGCTTCAAACTTACATCAAATCTTACTCGGCACCAGAAAATCCACAGTGAAGAGAGACCCTTCTTGTGCCATGAGTGTGGAAAAAAATTTTGCCTACGAGAACATCTGATCagacatcagaggatccacactgGGGAGCAGCCCTATTGCTgtgctgagtgtgggaaaaaattCAGTCTCCTTCAAAGTCTCAGGAGACACCAGGAAACCCATATTACGGGGAGACTCCATCGCTGTGTTGAGTGTGGGAAAGTATTCCGTCATCCAGACAGTCTCTCTAAACACCAGAGAGTGCACACTGGGAAACTCCATCGCTGCACTGACTGTGGAAAAGGCTTTGTCTATATGCATCATCTCACTCgccaccagagaatccacactggagagaaaccctattgctgcactgagtgtgggaaaagtttcacccAACTGTCAGGCCTTACCAACCACCTGAGAATCCATTCAGGAGAGCGACCCTATCCCTGCACGCAGTGTGGGAAGTGCTTTGCTCACTCATCATCTCTCACTGAACATCTGAAAATCCATTCAGGAGAGCGACCATATTCCTGCATTCAGTGTGGGAAGCACTTTGCTCGCTCATCATCTCTTACTCAGCATCAGAGAACTCACTCAGGAGAACGACCATATTCCTGCACTCAGTGTGGGAAGCGTTTTGCTCGCTCATCATATCTTACTAAACACCAGAGCAGCCACTCAGAATAG
- the LOC140913657 gene encoding uncharacterized protein isoform X2, with the protein MDHDTSASPATAIPLPVCKLCRAELGCLSFQMSVTFEDVAMYFSPAEWALLGEEQRQLYRHIMCENYQILVSLGIKTPKPVVISSIERGEDLCVQGLTEDEDGDILRRTHPDFPDAEETWDWSAIESSLGFFLTQSSSPGAAGARTLSRAEGQTPEEGPGTLESLRPFPGTSGKNHSKKSERGRHHKRQGRPQRQKKKLIRNEPATSRGHQRRSRPYRKPPAEVKAEPRKSLFTCRVCREEFKVQRDLISHHWMVHKRQELYHCSECGESFRRKKEFRAHGKAHRKKRDHPCSECGKIFNQLSLLTAHQRIHTGERPYHCGECGKRFLYLSAFTIHKRVHSGERPYACAECGKQFMDSSTFRNHQRIHSEKRPHRCSQCGKGFKLTSNLTRHQKIHSEERPFLCHECGKKFCLREHLIRHQRIHTGEQPYCCAECGKKFSLLQSLRRHQETHITGRLHRCVECGKVFRHPDSLSKHQRVHTGKLHRCTDCGKGFVYMHHLTRHQRIHTGEKPYCCTECGKSFTQLSGLTNHLRIHSGERPYPCTQCGKCFAHSSSLTEHLKIHSGERPYSCIQCGKHFARSSSLTQHQRTHSGERPYSCTQCGKRFARSSYLTKHQSSHSE; encoded by the exons ATGGACCACGATACATCTGCCTCACCTGCAACAGCTATTCCTCTACCAGTGTGTAAACTTTGCCGTGCTGAGTTGGGTTGTTTGTCCTTTCAGATGTCGGTGACGTTTGAGGATGTGGCCATGTATTTCTCCCCAGCGGAGTGGGCCCTGCTGGGCGAGGAGCAAAGGCAACTTTATAGGCACATCATGTGTGAAAAttaccagattctggtctcattAG GAATCAAAACCCCCAAACCAGTGGTGATCTCCAGCATAGAACGAGGGGAAGATCTATGTGTTCAGGGTCTCACAGAAGATGAAGATGGGGACATTCTGAGACGTACCCACCCAG ATTTTCCAGATGCAGAAGAGACCTGGGACTGGTCAGCAATTGAGAGCTCCTTGGGCTTCTtcctcacacagagctcttcccctGGAGCAG CAGGGGCAAGGACCCTGAGCAGAGCTGAGGGGCAGACTCCTGAGGAAGGGCCTGGCACCCTGGAGTCACTCAGGCCCTTCCCAGGGACATCAGGGAAGAACCATTCCAAGAAATCTGAGCGGGGAAGACACCACAAGAGGCAGGGCAGGCCACAAAGGCAGAAGAAAAAGCTGATCAGGAATGAGCCGGCAACCTCAAGAGGCCATCAGAGGAGATCCAGGCCATATCGAAAGCCTCCTGCAGAGGTTAAAGCTGAGCCCAGAAAGAGCCTATTTACCTGTCGTGTATGCAGAGAAGAATTCAAGGTGCAAAGAGACCTGATAAGCCACCACTGGATGGTTCATAAGAGACAGGAACTGTATCACTGTAGTGAGTGTGGGGAAAGCTTTAGGAGAAAGAAGGAGTTCAGAGCACATGGGAAAGCTCACAGAAAGAAGAGAGACCATCCCTGTTCTGAATGTGGGAAGATATTCAACCAGTTATCACTGCTCACTGcccaccagagaatccacactggagagagaccctatCATTGTGGTGAGTGCGGAAAAAGATTCTTGTACTTATCAGCTTTTACCATCCACAAGAGAGTCCactcaggagagagaccctatgccTGCGCTGAGTGTGGAAAGCAATTTATGGATTCGTCAACATTTCGTAATCACCAGAGAATCCACTCAGAAAAGAGACCCCATCGCTGTAGCCAGTGTGGGAAAGGCTTCAAACTTACATCAAATCTTACTCGGCACCAGAAAATCCACAGTGAAGAGAGACCCTTCTTGTGCCATGAGTGTGGAAAAAAATTTTGCCTACGAGAACATCTGATCagacatcagaggatccacactgGGGAGCAGCCCTATTGCTgtgctgagtgtgggaaaaaattCAGTCTCCTTCAAAGTCTCAGGAGACACCAGGAAACCCATATTACGGGGAGACTCCATCGCTGTGTTGAGTGTGGGAAAGTATTCCGTCATCCAGACAGTCTCTCTAAACACCAGAGAGTGCACACTGGGAAACTCCATCGCTGCACTGACTGTGGAAAAGGCTTTGTCTATATGCATCATCTCACTCgccaccagagaatccacactggagagaaaccctattgctgcactgagtgtgggaaaagtttcacccAACTGTCAGGCCTTACCAACCACCTGAGAATCCATTCAGGAGAGCGACCCTATCCCTGCACGCAGTGTGGGAAGTGCTTTGCTCACTCATCATCTCTCACTGAACATCTGAAAATCCATTCAGGAGAGCGACCATATTCCTGCATTCAGTGTGGGAAGCACTTTGCTCGCTCATCATCTCTTACTCAGCATCAGAGAACTCACTCAGGAGAACGACCATATTCCTGCACTCAGTGTGGGAAGCGTTTTGCTCGCTCATCATATCTTACTAAACACCAGAGCAGCCACTCAGAATAG